TCTTTATACTTCCCAGAAATAAATAGCCGATTAGTCGACATTGACGCCGCTACTGCAGGAACATGCGAGTGGATATCTCGGCACAAAGAGTATTCGCGTTGGGCCTCCTCAAACCGATCAATGCTCTGGATCAAGGGGAAGCCCGGCTCTGGGAAATCGACCCTGCTACGTCAAGTTCTAGGAAATGTCATGTCAACATGTAAAATCAGAGAGGGGGCCTTGATTCTCTCATTTTTCTTCCATGGTCGTGGTTGTGAACTCCAAAAGACGCCGTTAGGCCTCTTCCGCTCTCTCCTCTACCAACTTAAGGAGATACCTAACGCACTGGCTGGCCTCGAAGAAGAATTTCAACAACGTTGCAAAACAATGGGCCAGCCCGGCGACGATACGTGGCAGTGGAGGACTAGGGAGCTACAACGCGCCTTCGAGTCTGCAATAGAGAAGGCACTGGAGACTCGACCTATCTGGCTATTTGTTGACGCGTTGGACGAGTGCGACAAGAACAGTGCGGTACAGCTGGTTGAAGACTTCAAGTCTCTACTTCAGAGGCTCCAGTTGACCGGGTTGAAACATATTCGCATCTGCTTTACATGCCGCCACTATCCTATTATTAACCTTGACAATGCATCGGAAATACGCATGGAAGATGAAAATGGCCATGACATATTGAGCTTTGCGAAAGAGAAACTCTCCGCGATTGGTGATTCCCTACCATCTGACGTTCCAAACTTAATCGTCGAGCGTGCCGAAGGCATTTTTCTCTGGGCCAAGTTCGTGGTGGATCGACTTTTGGCAGAAGCACGAGAAGGTTGGGGATTAAACCAGATTGAGATGCTTATTGGTTCCATTCCCCAAGAGCTCGACATCTTATACCGCGAGATCATTAAAAAGATGGACTCTAAGTCTTGGAAGCTCATCCAATGGATCTGTTTTGCCATCCGGCCCTTATCACTGGATGAGCTGAGAGGTGCCATGCTCCTTAACGTGGATTCCTCAGACAGGCCGCTAGACGAGTGCGAGGTCTACCCATCCAGCCATAAAGCAATGAGGAGGCTAGTCCATACTCTCAGCTATGGACTTGTCGAGGTCACACCGAGCGCAAATGTTGTCCAGTTTATCCACCAATCTGTCAGTGACTTCCTAATCGCCAGAGGCGGCCTATTTGTGTTGGAACGGTCGCACTGGAGGCGACTCGTCTTCTCCTTTGTGAGGGCTCCATTGTCACAGAAAATCTCGTTCAGCCTAGGCAACTGGTCGAAAGTGTGCGTTCCAGCAGCTGTGATGGGACTGGTTGGCACGGTTTTGTCCTTGGTATGCTCAACGAACAGCCTATATGCAAGGTTACTTCCGGTTCTAGCTGTGGGCTTGGCCATAGCGGTGCTAttcgcagtcgcagtcggGCTGTATCATGTATCCCAAACGAATCTTGTGATCGGGAGGGCACACTATCGGTTGTCTAGAAGTTGTATACGGTGTCTGGTGATGGACAAAACGTCTCGAACCACAAAGAGGTCTCACGTCGACAGAGCATCTAATTGGCATCTGTTTTACTATGCCAGAACTTATTGGCTGATGCACGCAAAACGAAGTGAGGAGGGATGCATCTCTGTAGATGATATTCTAGAGACGTTTGATTGCTCGTTGGAAGAGATTGTGGAGGTGTATGTGGATTACGACGCCATGCCCGTCCCGCCCAAGGGACTGCCTCGAGGAACACACATGTTGCATGTGGTATCGCACCACGGGTTGATAGGTTTGGTGTGTGCCTTGCTTCGGCAGGCTGGGACGGATGTCGAAGTAAAGGATTGGTTAGGCGACACGCCGTTGCATGTTGCTGCGGAGCAGGGGCAACTGGCCGTGGTTgagctgttggtgaagaAAGGCGCCAATATTGAGGCTGTTGGAAAGTACGGTCGAACACCGTTATTCTTCGCTGTTTGTGGTGGGAACACAACCATGGTTGAGCTGTTATTAAAGAAAGGCGCTAATATTGGTGCTGTTGAAGAGTACGGTCGAACACCGTTATTCTTTGCTGTCCAGACGAGACATACGGCCATGGTTGAGCTATTATTAAAGAAAGGCGCTAATGTTAATGCTATTGAAGAGTACGGTCAAACACCGTTATTCTTTGCTGTCCAGAAGAGACACACGGCCATGGTTGAGCTGTTATTGAAGAAAGGcgctgatgttgatgctgttgaaAAGTATGGTCGAACACCGTTAttctttgctgttgctgaggcAAGCACGACCATGGttgagctgttgttgaagaacggcgctgatgttgatgctgttgacgagtaCGGTCGAACACCGTTATTCTTCGCTGTCCAGAAGAACCACACGGCCATGGttgagctgttgttgaagaaaggcgctgatgttgatgctgttgaaAAGTATGGTCGAACACCGTTATTCTTCGCTGTTGGTGACGCAAGCACAACCATGGTTAAGCTGTTATTGAAGAACGGCGCTGATGTTAatgctgttgacgagtaCGGTCTAACACCGTTATTCCTCGCTGTTGGTGACGAAAACACGACCATGGTTGAGCTGTTATTGAAGAAAGGCGCTGATGTTAATGCTGTTAACAAGGATGGTCTAACAGCGTTATTCTTCGCTGTTGGTGACGAAAACACGACCATGGttgagctgttgttgaagaacggcgctgatgttgatgctgtttcAGAGTCAGAGTATGGTCCAACACCATTATCCTTGGCTATCCGTGAGAAAAACATGGGCATGGTTGACCTGCTGCTCAAGAGAGGCGCCAAGATTGACGGTGTTGAGAAGAAATATGAGACGCCGCTACTGCCGGCTATCTCCCCTGGGCACATTTGACATTGCAGGCTACTGCTAGAGAAGGGTGCCGATGCTCATGCTAGTGGAGTGGGTGGTCGAACACCATTACATGTTGCTGCTATCTTCGGGTCTAATAAAGATCAGAAAACCATGACGGCTCTGGTTCAGCTGCTACTTGAGAATGGCGCCGACATTGACACCACCGACTACAACGCTGCAACGCCGTTACATTTTGCTGTTCAGAACAGAATGCTGAGTCTTGTTAAGCTGTTAGTAGAGCAAGGCGCTAATAACAATTATGTAGGTTCTGTGCACTTCGCAGGACGGCCCTTGTCGCCGTTAAATCTTGCCAACGATCGGAGAGAAAAGGCCATAATTCAGGTGCTCCTTAGGAATGGCGCCCGAGTCAGCACCATTGCAGAGAGGCAAGCGTACGACGATTGGTTCCATAGCGGGGTGAGGCAACGATTGTCTGAAGAAGAAATAATGTTTACTAGAACTATTAATGGAATATCTTAAAACTATACACGGATACTGAAAATATCTCTTATGGCTAATATTCCTATTAGATGAGCTAGAAGCGTGGACGATTTTATGGCTTCCATATATGATggtggagtctggtgtgtatAGAAATCTATTGTCACTAACTCTATCAACAAAATATAACCAACACTATCTCTCTACCTCAGTGAAGTGCCTCTGTTCCTAGTCAACTGGCTTAACGGTCATTTTGGTTGATGGAATCGGGTTGCAGAGGCACCTGACGACCAAACATTCTGCACTGTTGCGCATGTATTAGACGTTTGCAAACTTTTCATTTCGACTGACTAGTTTCTTTATAACATTTATATATTTCACATGGTGTTGTGACTTTCTAGTACGGTCATGGGTTGAATCAAATGAACCTAGCATCAAGCCAAATAGttgaaaaacaaaaagaggCCATGTGTTTCCTGTTTGGCCGATTCTTTTGTGTGCAGATCTGCTCTCATCATATATCAGCACCCATATTCACATGAACGGCCTTGATCTGACTGTATGCCTCAAGCGCCGCCTTGCCAAGTTCCCGACCGAATCCGCTCTGTTTAACCCCACCAAAAGGAACTCTAAAGTCTATATCCTGGCTACTGTTGATCCAAACAGTTCCTGCTTCAACCTCGGCGGACAGGCGGTGAGCCCGTTTGACGTCCCTGGTAAATATAGCAGCCGCCAGACCATAGCTGGAGCAGTTTGCCTTCGTAATCGCTTCATCCTCGCTGTCGAACGCTGCAATCACGGCAACCGGGCCGAAAATTTCTTCTTGGTAAATGCGCATACTGTCCGTTACGTCTGCGAAAACAGCGGGAGAGATGAAATACCCCTTGCCTTTGACTAGACATGGCTTTCCCCCTAACACAAGGGTTGCCCCTTCAGCTTGACCCGTCTCGATATATGATATAATTTTATCGTACTGAGACTTTGATGCTTGTGGTCCCTGATAGGTAGCATCATCCCATTGTACACCAACTTTCGAAGTTTCTTGCACAGTTTTAATGAACCGCTCAATAAAGTTCTTGTATATGGTCCTTTGTACGAGAATCCTTGACGTCGCTGAGCATATTTGGCCTTGGTTTGACATAACTCCAAAATGTGACCACCTGACAGCCTGGTCAAGGTCAGCATCATCAAATACAAGTAGTGCAGATTTCCCCCCAGCTTCAAGTGTTATCTTTTTCAGGTTCACCGCCGCAGCAGACATTATAGCCTTTGCAGTCGCGGTTGACCCCGTGAAAGATATCTTGTCAACATGGGGGTGTTCAACAAGTCTAGAGCCCGCCTCAGATCCGACACCATTAAGTAGATTAACTACTCCTGGTGGGAAACCGGCTAGTTTAATGAGCTGGCCCAGCATCAAGATACTCAAGGGAGTCAGCTCTGACGCCTTTAGCACTATGGTGTTCCCACATGCCAGGGCAGGAGCAAGTTTCCATGTCGCCGTTGATAGAGGATAGTTCCAGGGTATTATCTGGcccacaacaccaacaggcTGCCGTATTGTGTAGGCAAACTTGTCGACAGTGGTGGAGATGGTCTTCCCGTGTATCTTGTCGCACCAACCTGCGTAGTATCTGAGTACGCTAACCGCCTCCGGTATATCTTCGTTCACAGTGACTCTGTACGGTTTGCCTAGGTTTGCTTAGCACGCCATCCGTCGTTGTTTGTTGCTTAGTCGGAATACTCACCAGTGTCCCACGCCTCGATGGATGCGAGTAACTCCATTTGCCCTTCAACCAGGTCtgccaactttgccaaaagCTTACCGCGGTCTGTACTGGAGAGGAGCTTCCAGGAAGGATGAACCAGTGCCTCCTGTGCGGCGCTGACAgctgcatcaacatcccgCCCCGATGCGGACTGGACAGATGTAATCAGTTCTTCGGTCCTATAATGTAGTGTTAGTCTCTAGGTGTCTGACGGAACACGGGCAATGTCATACGCGGGATCAATAGATGGAATTGTTCCCCCCTCGATACTTTGAACAAACTCATTGTTTATGAATAGACCAAGCGGCTGTCGGTACATGTGGCCGTTTGGGGTCTCCAAGTCCTGAAACAGTGCCATGTTGGGAGTTATGCTTAGCAACCACCGATATTACGAGAGGTTTGAAAGAAATCCTGGGAGTAAAAGACCTTGTCACAAACCGCGGGTAATTGGTGTTTCATTTTGAGTTTAATAGGTTCTTAAATAGAATTTTGTCAAATGGAACAATCCGTTCTCTCACATGCGGATCACCAACATATTGGTTTGCCCGACGGTTTGGATTTAGACTTTACCGTATTTGGTCTTCTATCCCGACAGTTATCACCTAATGGCTATTTTCTACCTAGACCCGCAGCTGGGCCGTAAATATGCTAGCGTCCTCTGAAATGACACACTGGTCGGCATATTGACAAAGAACTTGGACACATGTTACTTCCCTGTTAGTTGAAAATCTGAACTAGTACACAGATACGAGGCTTTCCCGTCACAAGGGCCGTGAAAACCGTCTCATTTGACACTCTCCGCGTTTAAAGAACCGATGTATTTCTAATTTCCACAGCATGTTACATAATTTAGGTCTACCACACACCCGAGCAATGACTAACCTTGGTGACGATGATCTTAGAGTCTATGGGAGCTGGACTGTCGCGGGGCTCTCTCAAAAGCTCGTCCCCCTGTAAACCGGAACTTCAACACACCACTACTCAGTGCTTTCAAAGTGTACAGTTACGTTGCTGGTAGTATTGTGATATGGCCAGAGTAGTACAACTACTTGTCCGGTTCTGAAACTCCAGTGATCATTTTTTATCTAACTTTCAGCTAGATCAAGTTAAGTCCAAGCAAATCCAGCTACACCGAAACAGGCCCATGCAGCATGTCACAACTTGGCTAGtccttgtctggttgaaatAAAGGCGGCTCGTAACTTCAAATGTAACTTAAGTCTAGAACCCGATTTTGAGAGATGATAAAGCCCAGTGTATTTGGTTCTCTGTTCTCTGCTGCCAACTCCCGGCTCCGTACCTAGCAGAACCACTTGTAGACCCTTTTCCAGGCTGGCCATTGCGCTTGCTCGGCTCTCTCCGGCTCAACCACATGACGAATGTCCATATCGCGGCGACCAGTAACCAAGTCCATTTCCTTCGACCGTATAAATTTGGTTCGAAAGATTAGCTTGTAAGAAATGTAACAGAGAATAACAATCGGTGCAGCAAGATAGCTCGAGAAAAATGATTTGGCCACTTCCATGGAACTCATTGTCTCGTAGCCCACAGGTGCCACACCGATCCAAAACTGTGTCACTAGAACAAGACATATGAAAAGAAAACCTACCCAAGAGCCAATAACGCCGGGCTGTGAGCGGAATGTTAACTCGTCCAGGCTATGCCCCTGGACCTTCCACCCGCGGCGGAAGCGTATATGACAGAGGCACACTGAGCCCCACGTGAATAGACAAGACAGTCCTGAGATTGCCACCATCCAGAGAAACGCCTCTGTTTGCTTATCGGATGCCGCCAGAAAACAAAG
The genomic region above belongs to Pochonia chlamydosporia 170 chromosome 2, whole genome shotgun sequence and contains:
- a CDS encoding ankyrin repeat-containing protein (similar to Talaromyces stipitatus ATCC 10500 XP_002486819.1); this encodes MHAKRSEEGCISVDDILETFDCSLEEIVEVYVDYDAMPVPPKGLPRGTHMLHVVSHHGLIGLVCALLRQAGTDVEVKDWLGDTPLHVAAEQGQLAVVELLVKKGANIEAVGKYGRTPLFFAVCGGNTTMVELLLKKGANIGAVEEYGRTPLFFAVQTRHTAMVELLLKKGANVNAIEEYGQTPLFFAVQKRHTAMVELLLKKGADVDAVEKYGRTPLFFAVAEASTTMVELLLKNGADVDAVDEYGRTPLFFAVQKNHTAMVELLLKKGADVDAVEKYGRTPLFFAVGDASTTMVKLLLKNGADVNAVDEYGLTPLFLAVGDENTTMVELLLKKGADVNAVNKDGLTALFFAVGDENTTMVELLLKNGADVDAVSESEYGPTPLSLAIREKNMGMVDLLLKRGAKIDGVEKKYETPLLLEKGADAHASGVGGRTPLHVAAIFGSNKDQKTMTALVQLLLENGADIDTTDYNAATPLHFAVQNRMLSLVKLLVEQGANNNYVGSVHFAGRPLSPLNLANDRREKAIIQVLLRNGARVSTIAERQAYDDWFHSGVRQRLSEEEIMFTRTINGIS
- a CDS encoding retinal dehydrogenase 2 (similar to Aspergillus terreus NIH2624 XP_001214516.1), whose product is MALFQDLETPNGHMYRQPLGLFINNEFVQSIEGGTIPSIDPATEELITSVQSASGRDVDAAVSAAQEALVHPSWKLLSSTDRGKLLAKLADLVEGQMELLASIEAWDTGKPYRVTVNEDIPEAVSVLRYYAGWCDKIHGKTISTTVDKFAYTIRQPVGVVGQIIPWNYPLSTATWKLAPALACGNTIVLKASELTPLSILMLGQLIKLAGFPPGVVNLLNGVGSEAGSRLVEHPHVDKISFTGSTATAKAIMSAAAVNLKKITLEAGGKSALLVFDDADLDQAVRWSHFGVMSNQGQICSATSRILVQRTIYKNFIERFIKTVQETSKVGVQWDDATYQGPQASKSQYDKIISYIETGQAEGATLVLGGKPCLVKGKGYFISPAVFADVTDSMRIYQEEIFGPVAVIAAFDSEDEAITKANCSSYGLAAAIFTRDVKRAHRLSAEVEAGTVWINSSQDIDFRVPFGGVKQSGFGRELGKAALEAYSQIKAVHVNMGADI